The Branchiostoma floridae strain S238N-H82 chromosome 6, Bfl_VNyyK, whole genome shotgun sequence genomic interval TTCAACAAAACCCACCACGATGCCAGGGCATTGTCTCCTTTTTTCCTGGTTTGTCGGCTGTTGGTCAGATGCAGCAAGGATATAGTCATGATCAGGATGTACTGCAGGTGGTACAGTTGCCTTCCGCAGTTGCCTTCCGACAAAATAGGCCGTCTGCACCGCTTTGGCCTCTTTGAAGTACCGTTGCTCTTTTGAAAACATCCAGTGCAAAAACATATTCTTATGGGTGGGACTCTTAGGCACTACAACCTCTTTTAGGATGTTCAGTCTTGTCAGTATGCGTATGAATTTCTGACATAATTTCACATTGCAACCTGAGTTTTGTCCAAGTCCGAACTCTGGAGCTGATCCAGCTTGtgcttttttactttttgtaaGTAAGGATGATGTGGCACTGTGGCGAATAGCTGAGAGACACCTGACCATGGCAGTACAATTTCTCTCGCCACCGTTGTGATTTGCCGGTTGTCACATGTCTCATTCCAATCGTACCCAGTGGTGTCTTCTGCAAAAGCTTTCTCCTACACAGTTCAGTTTCACAGAAGTTTATCATGTCCCATAGTCTTCAAGAGCATGGCTCTTACACTGTAAGTCTTCAATTTCCCCAATCCTCTTGATGTGTTTGGCTTTGTCCCCAGGCTTGAAAAACAGAGAATGGACTTGGCCGGCCTTCCATCTCGTCTTGCACGGCCCGACTCCTAAAAGGAAGTCTGGAATTGAGGACGGACACCCCAGGTCGACCAGAAACCTTGCTTCAGATTTGTCAATACCTACCTCTGCAGTCTTAGTTGCTATCAAAATGTCTTTTATAACCCTCTGCCAATCACCACTTGAACCCCAGTCTCCCCCAATAGGTAGTACAAGTCTTTCACCTTCTTCCCCAGTCTGGCAGTAAATGATACCAGACTGTTCTTTGTTCTCGTGaacaatctgtcaaatttgatcGTGGCATAGTTCCTTTGACCAGATACTCTATTCTTTCTGTCAATAGATTCGCAGAAAATATGGTATTCGCCCATCTTTAATTGTCAATGATGAATTGTTTTGTGGGGTGTTTGGATAACTGAAGATAAAGTGGGCCTAAACTCATTACCCATATGAGCCATGCAGTGGGCCTCGTCCACCACGACCATCTACAAAAGACCACTTTCTTTGAGTCCTACCACACAGTCCCACACCATTGGCTTGTTTATAAGACTTTCGCTTGTTGTGATGACAAGCTTTTTTTTCGGAGTGTGGCTGTTAAGGCTATGCAGGGATGGTGGTGTTGAGGCTTGCCTCTGCAGTGAGATGAGACAAGAAGACGGCTGGTATACTCTTCTCTTCGTATCTCCTCCGCAGGTTTGCTCCAAGAGCGATCAAGGCCTTTTAGGGGATGATCACCACGGTTACACCTTTCCTTAGGAGGGCTGGCAATGTGAAGCAGAGTGTCTTCCCACCACCTGTTGGCATTACGAGAAAGGTGTTTTTACCGATGTATATTGAATTGACGATGTCTTTCTGTCCTGGGCGGAAAGAAGGCATAATCTTGAACACCTTCCTGACGCACTCCTCTAAAGGATCGTCCATTCCATCTTCTGTTTCTTCAATTTCTCCAATTTGTAGAGAGGCGACATTGTTGTCGGTAGCATTGTTCACAAAAGTGGGTTTGCAAACAATGGCAGGGGACCTCTTGTCGCCGTGCAAATCTAAAACATACCAATATGGTAGTGCACCCCCTTGTTTTTGCCTTGGACACTGACAGTGTACGGTGGCTGCCCACTAATGTAGGAGTGAAGGAAGGATCCAGCGTGGAGAATTACACCTGCCTTTTTTGCTGCTTGTTTTGGTCGCTGTAATTTTTACTGTCAACGCCACGCTTGTCACTGCAAACTCCTCACCTGCTTGCTCACTTCCCTGGAAGAGTAATTAAAATTACAAACAACATAAGTACAATGTGCTATCTTTTGTGCCATAGTTCTTTAAACAACAAGAAATGGACACAGTAAATATTACACCCATTAAATGTTATATTTCACATTTCACAATACCCATTGATAACTTCATGTCGTCTTTCGGCGGTGTTGTGTGTAAGGATAGTGATGATAAGTTTGGGTATGACTTTAGTAAGACTTGTGAGGTAGGGCGATTACGCAGAGGACGGACTTAAAGGACACGGCTTCGTCTCTGCTCAGTTGAATGCATAATTGGTTGAATAAATTTTGAAGCTTTATACATAAGGTACAAAAGGCTCTGGACATTCGTCTCGTACAAACTGTTTCAGCTATAGgtcaatatacattgtatactaaGTATAACTTACCTGTAGGCTTCACTTCTTTGCCTGCACTTGTACTATACTTTGGCTTGTAGCCTCAGTACAGTGCTGGGCCTCAGGGATTTTCATGCAAATACACATAGACGTGGGATGCTTTAACAAATGCTGAGGTTGGACAATGTTGTGCCCAATTTCAGCTAGTGCTCAATTTATCTAATGATCTGCCTCTCTAACGGGTGGTTTGTCATCAGAGTTGTGAAGCATCAATATGCCAGCCTGATATGCGGAGTAGGCGGTTGTTACCTTTATCATAAGCTATCAAAATTTGCAATGAGTTCAGCATTGGTATTATCTGCTTGAGACGGGCGTGCATTTTCGTCGGTCGTTTGAGCAGATTTCGCCTAAATGGCAAGAGATGAGTCTACTCATTCCAGCCCACAGTCgatagtttttgtttttctccaaATCGTACCCAAAGAGAGATTGGGAGTACCATCATTATGATGATGGTGAATTGTTaccacaaaagaaatgtttcatTACATCGTATTTATTTACACCATGCCTTTTTTTTACAAGGAAACAACTAAAACGGAAAAGTGTGAAAACAGCAATTTGAACTTTTTTGTACCTATAGAATTTTTTTCGATACTTTGTAATGAAGTCAAAGCAAAAACCTTACTAGTAATAATAGTCCCCAGGGAGGCTGCCGGTATGCTACATCTGGGCACAGTGTAATGTGATGGCACATACAAATACGGTGGCATATATAGTGCCATGTGGAGGTCAGTTACAGTCATCACCCTTGTTGGACCTATCATTCACATAGGGATTTCCCTGATAAGAAGGAATTTTCCTGATTGACTCAAAAATTATTGCTGTAAATCCAAGATCTTGAACTCAGTTTGCCAATAGGTTGTACCGGTATAATCATCAAACCACATATTGATAGTAAAAATGATACGTCATTTTTCTTACAATCTACGAGTGGCCTAGCTAAGTACGTGTTATTATATACTCACAATGACGTTTGTCATTTGTAGAAGCCTGGTTTTATCAATTACCAAATTACTATCTGTAAAATACAAGTAATAACGATGATGTCCTTGGACATGTGcttaagaaaacaagaagatgTTTAAAGAATAAGCTTTCCCTTTGGGGAGACTTgttcataatatttttttttacaaaactgtTAACAGAAATTTTAAACAGATACTTTTTGTAAAACACCTACCAAAGATCCATCACATGTTCACCCTCGGCTCTTGCCAGCTGGCGAGCAGCTCGTGCTCGTGCATGGTCGGGAGCTGGAGCTCGTGCATGGCCGGGAGCTGGAGCTGGTGCAGAGCCTGGAGCTGGAGCTCGTGCAGGGCCGGGAGCTGGAGCTCGTGCAGGGCCGGGAGCTGGAGCTGGTGCAGGGCCGGGAGCTGGAGCTCGTGCAGGGCCTGGAGCTGGTGCAGGGCCTGGAGCTGGTGCAGGGCCTGGAGCTGGAGCTCGTGCAGGGCCTGGAGCTGAAGCTCGTGCAGAGCCTGGAGCTGGAGCTGGTGCAGGGCCTGAAGCTGGAGCTGGTGCAGGGCCTGGAGCTGGAGCTCGTGCAGGGCCGGGAGCTGGAGCTGGTGCAGGGCCGGGAGCTGGAGCTGGTGCAGGGCCTGGAGCTGGTGCAGGGCCGGGAGCTGGAGCTCGTGCAGGGCCTGGAGCTGGTGCAGGGCCTGGAGCTGGTGCAGGGCCTGGAGCTGGAGCTCGTGCAGGGCCTGGAGCTGAAGCTCGTGCAGAGCCTGAAGCTGGAGCTGGTGCAGGGCCTGAAGCTGGAGCTGGTGCAGGGCCTGGAGCTGGAGCTCGTGCAGGGCCGGGAGCTGGAGCTGGTGCAGGGCCGGGAGCTGGAGCTGGTGCAGGGCCTGGAGCTGGTGCAGGGCCTGGAGCTGGTGTGGAGCTGGGGCTCGTGCTGGGCCTGGAGCTGGTGCAGGGCCTGGAGCTGGAACTGGTGCAGGGCCTGGAGCTGGAGCTCGTGCAGGGCCTGGAGCTGGAGCTCGTGCATGGCCGGGAGCTGGAGCTTGTGCATGGCCGGGAGCTGGAGCTCGTGCATGGGTCACCTATCATACCTCCATTAGTGGAAAAACAAGAGCAGTTCCTTAGTCTCGTACCTTCGCCAAGTAATTGTCTATAACAATGCAAAATGATATTCAATGTAGTTTCTACTATAATAATCTATTTTGAATGTATGATCTTCACTCTCCAAACCACATATCTCATCACACTACCGCCGTGCCCATTTCTGTCACGGCGTATTGGAGCCTGAAGCCcattaaacaaaatgtcaacagaGTTAACAGAGCCGCCATCATTTCCCTGGCCACATGAATGTTAACCTCATTCCGACCGAACTCATCCAGGGTGGGATTTTCCTTCGCCCCACAGCGGTGTCCCTGCCGGGAGAAGTGCTGCTCCAGGGGATCCTGGTTGAACTTGTCGCTCAGGATACATCTCACACCTTATTCCTGGAGAAGCACCTTCGTGAGAGTGCTGAAAGATGCAACtgcaagaaagaagaatgaAGTTCATTAGACCACTTATACATTTCTTGTGGTGTCCTACTTTACATAATTTGGTGAGAGGCTTAAGTTAAAAGGGTCTCAGTCCTTCCATGTTCGGCTTCTTAGGACCATAGTATCTGGACGGGAATATCTTCGATAATCTGTTCTTTCATTTCCTCCTTTCCTATGCGGCGAAAGGTTTGCCTGTTGGCATCATCTCTACCATGCTTATCCACAAATGTAAGCAGCATTGCgagagagtgtgtgtggatAGAAGCCCATTCTGTGATGAAATCTGTGCATCGAAATTGTCAGAGACACACTGAACAAGATTGTCTTCAGCGTTGACGAGTCCTCTTAACGACGAATTGCttacagctgctgctgctgccgaTGCTTTGAACCTAAGAACTTCATCATAGCTGCAACATGCAAGGAATTCATGAAACTGTTCGATCAACCCTTTCCTGTTTAAGACAACACCGAGTGCAATCTGGAGGGTTGTGAATCTACCACTTATGACATTAGTGACAATGTTTCCGATGAGAGCGGCTGGTAAGGTGTGGTCCAACTTTGTAGAAAGCTTTGATAGCAAAGTGGACCTGACACATTCAGTGGCAATGTCCATATCAACTCTGGCATGATAGTTCTTGTCATCAACTGATGGGTCCTTAACATCGCGGACAATCTGGCGAGCAACCTTTTCCAGTCCAATCTCAACATCATCTTCATCGGCACTAGTCTGAACAGACTTGATGCTTTACTTCAAAAGACGAGAAGACTAGCAACACCTGTGCCACTTAGCATAAGAAGATCCGAACCGAAGTGTTCTAACAACTTGGAGACTAAGGTTCGGCTGCTAATGTTTCTTTCGCCATTGGACTTGTATAGATCGCACAATTCGATGGAATTCCACACTCGTGATGCTTCTGCTCTCACTGCTTTGACTGTCGCATCAAAAGCAACATCCACCTGTTGTCGACTTCTTCTAGATGCCGCTGAACTGCACGAGGTGTACAAAACTTCTCGTAACAGTCTTTGTGGTACCTACCATCTGCTGCATGCAGATCACTCACTGCCCCAGCCAAACGTGTCTGTACCTCGCGTCCCCAGTTGTCATGGCGAGATCTACAGACATCTAGAAGGGTTTGCTTAAAAGTCTTTCTCCCCTCACCACGGTCCGCTGTCCTACAAAGAACAACCCTACGCCAACGACTTGGATGTTTAGTATCAATGTCAAGGCACCCCTCGCCGCAGAAAAGGCAATGTTTGAGGAAGTTGAAAGTTGTCGATTCCCACCGACGTAAACGTTTTACTTCAGATGTGTCTCCCTTCCCTTCCGAATGTGCTTAACATTCAGGCAATCGAAGAACCGGTCCACCATTAAGACGAACTTCCTTGTAGACATTGTATCGTGCCGTCCTTGCATAGCTAATGCATTGGCAACTGATTGGCTGAGGACCTAAGACAAATGCACACAACAAAACGATCCGATGTCAAATGATAGCAGTAAAAAGTAATGGTTTACTTCCAGCCTTATAAATTCCATCGGAAAGAAGTCAACATAAATTTTCGTTATTACTGAGCTCAGAAAAGTAAACACTCACCTTTACATAAAGACTAGTGCATAAACAGTATCAAATCAGACCTGTGCAGCTAGCTTGACCCTCATCCTGGTTGACGGTGTCAGGTAGATGTGGTCCGCTGCCAGGTCCGGCAACGTCCTCAACCCCATTGCATGCCGGTTTGGTCCCAGATCCCACTCATATAGCTGTTGGATGTGGCGCCAGCTGATGTCTTGGCCATTGTACTATAAAATCATGATATACGTTGTATGGTGTAACTGACTAGTTTTGTTGTGTGCCCAGAGTTCTCCATGTTGTTTCTTGCTGTCTTAATCAAGTGTGGGGCATCGCAGAAGAATATCTTCTCCCACTCCGTGGCGGGGTTCCACGTCCAATAAACCACTGCTTATCATTACCATTGATACGGTAGAATCTGCATTTGGATAGCATATGAGGAATTAAAACACCACCAGACAATACATCAAGGAGTGCCTCCGCTCAAGAATAAAGCTTGACTTTGTACGTCTGAACGAAACAACGTTTATGTCTCTGTGGTGCTCAGTGCAGTGGGCGAGGGTCGACGGGGGAAAACTGCGACTTCGCTTTTAATCCCCTGCTTCCCTGTAGTCGTATCAGTCTACtggtatgaactgtctgtcttgtacgtttcgtatgtctttttttatttggatgtgtcaagttggcaggagtgggttggtgggagctcggcggacaagtaacctgttgtgggtagcttgacacatccctttttctttccttcttctcttgtatgttccttgaaatgatgaaaaaaaaatgaaaacagtgaaaaaacgtcttgtctcttttgtctagttttctttcttttttgattttgttatacccccattaaaaacgggcATGAAATAATAATGCATTGAATGTAACCGTTCGATGGAGCTGTACAAAAAGACTGATGTATGATGTACCTAAGACTGTTAATTAAGTCATTGCTACCTCACTCAAGagtcaaaacacaacaaaaatattacAAGCAACTGTTTGCACCATTATGTGACATACCaggaaaatatcaattttgacAAAGACAGACTTATTAGAAATGGAGAAAGCAGGCCTTCCTTTATTAATGATACTTTATTATGTGACAATCACAGTTACAATGGAATTTAAGGAAACAAACCTATTCGGAGTAGCTCCATCGCAGATGAATGCTCTGACGTGAAACCCAAGAGACATAAGTGTGCCTGTGGCGTCCCAGATGACATTATACAGCTGGTCACTTGTGAAATTGCAGCACTGGTAATAGGCAAACATGAACTCTAGGTTATTGAAGATCCCTCTCACCATACAAGCCAGCACGTGGGTTGCAAGTTCATGGTCGTTGTCATTGCTGGATGTATCTTGTAGTGCCCTACATCTCTTCTCGAAGCCTTTCAGTTCTTCATTAATGGAGCCAAGGTCAGTAAAACAATCAGTTTTTCCGTCGACTTTGAATACACAAGCTTGAACTTAATCTTCATCTCGTCCCAGATCAATGTTACATTCCTCTTCCATTCAGGAATCTCTTCGACTTCGCTCTGCCGGGTCAGTTCTGCTGGAATGTGTGCGTTGATGACTGGTGTTGCCCTTTCCCGGTGGTCATCATCAGCTGGTAGCCGATGTGCTTGTGCCATCGTTAGAAGTTTACATGTTCTCCATCAATAAAGGGTGATGACTTCTGAAAGACTTTCAAGGTTTAAAAATTGGTTTACAAAAACATGCCTGTTTTATATATCTCCTGTGAAAATACTTCTGCGTATGACATAACATTGGTTCTCCTGGTTTTTGATACCCAATAGGATGACAGAAGTGTGTTTTAGCCTCAGTGTGCTTTCTTCCAAAGAAACCCATCAACATGAtaaatacgccaaaaagtagttactttaaatatgatactatattacgccaccataggatctgctttgagattagtcTTATGCCTCATTCTGGCATATGAATATGAAGAGTTTTCAAGCGCTTGCTGTTAATGTTGCCATAGCTGAAATGCACCCAGTGTTCACATGTATGGACAAGTTTGTAATCCAACAAAACCCACCATGATGCCAGGGCCTTGCCTCCTTCATTCCCGGTTTGTCGGCTGT includes:
- the LOC118418126 gene encoding skin secretory protein xP2-like, giving the protein MIGDPCTSSSSRPCTSSSSRPCTSSSSRPCTSSSSRPCTSSSSRPCTSSRPSTSPSSTPAPGPAPAPGPAPAPAPGPAPAPAPGPARAPAPGPAPAPASGPAPAPASGSARASAPGPARAPAPGPAPAPGPAPAPGPARAPAPGPAPAPGPAPAPAPGPAPAPAPGPARAPAPGPAPAPASGPAPAPAPGSARASAPGPARAPAPGPAPAPGPAPAPGPARAPAPGPAPAPAPGPARAPAPGPARAPAPGSAPAPAPGHARAPAPDHARARAARQLARAEGEHVMDLWEVSKQLRVDAGDVALKEHLANCACNATYIMADEVTCQQLGAVGITSQIQKARSDMKEMDPSVVGSWKKAVTSGDGLYHTRGYYSKSTKVLAVDYKKNALTAAVHLRHLAVRRHSQGS